GTTCTGTACGGCTGTTAGAAAGGTTTCAGTCAGCAAGTTGAGAAATGTTAAAACAACAGGTTTGTGAattggttgtttttcttcccagaaacaCTCCCTGTGCCTGCGAATAAGTCCCAGTGACCCCAGTGAGGAGTCTGGGAATATCAAAAGGCAGTTCTGGAAAGCActctccctgttttccatcCTAAATTATCTTGCACTGCTGTGTACAATCAAGAAATGATCAAAACAGGTTTCTTTGCCTTGGTGTAGGAGGAGCTGATCTCTGTGTCAGCTTCAGTTGGTgaagattttttggttttgtcctgTATATTTCCTTTCTTATGAAGCAGCCAGGGCAAAAGCATTACAGGCGGAGCAGTTGGCTCCACACAAGAGCCATTCCATTGCTCCTTCACCTAACCTTTGTTTCATGTGAGAAATTTTAGTGGGTTGTAGCTTACACCATATCTTGCCTGGTTTGCCCAGGTAATTTGTAGCAGTGGGAGGATCTGGAGCAACACAACCTCATATTTccataagaaaacagaaagggaatGTAGAAAGGtgaacagaatttaaaatataagaattacacacagagaaaatagcAGTCTGTTCGGATGCTTAGCTGTTTATTTGCAATAGCTAGAAGAGATTTGGGACTTAATcccttttcattgcttttttgaGAAAGCACCCTCATTTTCCTAGGAATGTACACTGGTCTGTTTTGATGAGAAGCACCAGCCCCTGTTTGCTTCATAGTTATGGGCCATGTAAGCATTACATAAGTTAATAAACACATGTGAGGAGAGATTAGATATGTATATCTCCCACTAATAATCTTATTTAAGTATCGGTTTGATCAGACAATGCAAATCCTCCTGGGTCCGTAATCCCAGGGCAGTACTGGTGAAGATActgagctgtgggagcaggaacCCTTCTGAAGGGCTGATGCCTTTTCTGTGTAAAAGCCAGCTGTGAAAGCCATCGTAGTCTCTGAAGACCTTGGAGTCAGTTTTCCAGTGGTTTCATCcagagtggggttttttttgttggttggtttgttttgtctgaGGAGCTCTAATGAAAACTGTGGGTTTATCCCTAGGAATCTGATAGGACAGTTTTCCAGATAAGCACTGCAGTTGAGTTTGATATAACAGTTCTTAGACAGGTGCTGGAGTTCCATTGAAAGCTGTTACTTCTTCCATTTCACTCCCATTTTGTACTTCCATCTCTTTGATTGTTCTGATGTGTTGGGTTATCTTCATCCGTGTGCTTCATGAGCTGTTATCCACGTCTGTTGGATCAGGAATGATACAGAACACGAACAGTTTGCATCTTGAGCTGATGCTGAGGGTGCTGCAGCCATCATCTGAGCCGTGACAAGCCTAAATCCCGGGAATGTGGCAGAAAAAAGCCACTTACAGTCAAGGCTGCATGGCTAGAAAGTCAGCAACACTGGTTTTTCTCAGTATGCTTTCTCCACAGATTTCTTTGTAAGTTCTGCTTGTACTTATAAGAAGTATAAGTTATGTTTGTACAAAGTTCTCTATACTGAGAATGCTGGTGTAATTAAGTTCAGAAGTCTAAGACTAAAGAGCTGAATTGATCTCCACAAAGAGGACATACAGTTGCTTTGAATTTTGCCCTATAAAATAATGCATATCCTTATTCTTAGGTCTAATAccaccctccctgccccaaatgAGTTCCAGTTAATACTGTTTACATGAACCACGAATCCTCTTTTATGTTACATTAAACAGCACTTGAGATATCAGTAGTTACACAAAGCAGGCACTCCAAGCCTTGGTgggtgggttggttttttttttgttgaggCTCTGGAGCTGAATTTTGAGGCTTTGAAACTGTCCTTGGCATGAAGAACTCCTGTATATGTTTCATAGGAGAAAATAGTTGATCTTACTAGAGACTTGTTTGAGTTCTACaacccacacagctgcttctgtaTAATATTTAGAGATGTGGAAAATAATAACACACGTCCTGTAGAAAGTGTTTGTCTTGCCACCCCCAACATGGGAAGTAACCAGGAAGCCTGTGCACCAAAACTGCATATTCAGATGAGgcaaaaatacttctttgtgAAGAACTACCCATTAATACGTGTTAGCCAGCACTTCCAACTGGAACGTGCTTGTGAAATTCCGTTGACTTCTTAAAGTCAATTAACCCAGTTGAACTGACACAGCTTTTGTCTCCTGGCGCTGGGTTCTGTGGCTGTTATCCCATGGTTTGATTTAGGAGAGCTCAGATCTCTTTGTGCATTGTCTCCTTGGCTGGTGCTGGGTTCTGGGCTGGGCCCGTGGTCTGAATGGCTGTCTTGGAGTCTGCCATGGCCCTGTGGAGTGGAAGTGCAAAAGGAAGATGACAGTTGTGGAAAGCAGACTGGTTTTTTCTCATCTGCTGCCAGTGTTGGGCCATGTGTTGCTTTGTACAGACCACTTCATTGTGTTgctctttcttccccttctttattttcatacaCTTGTGATGTACTCAACTGCTGGAGGGGATTGATTTTCAGCCTTTGGTTCTGTTGATGTTTCACTGTATTGATATCTGGAGGGATTGTCCAAATGTGCTTTGGAAGCCTCtctcagtttgttttttttttccagagcacagAAGCTGAGTCCCATAAATAATGCAGCTGATATGAGGAAGAAGCTGGAATTGTAGAAGACGTAGTGGAAATCACTGGTTACGTCTACCAGGAGACCTGAAGTAGAAGCCATAGCTTAGCCAAAGAGAAGAAGCACACTAAAGGTATACATTTACCTGAATGTTAAACCTGCATCATTCAGCAAACTGCCGTATACAAAAGACAAGCATTCTCTGATGAGTTAAGttctctcctcttctctagATTCTAGGGattgtttacttttttatttatagtcTCAAGTCAGGTGATACTTCTGTAGAAAGTATTTCTCAATATACAGAGaaatcaggaaagaaaggaaattgcaATTTTTCCTCAACCTGCTGCTACATTTCATTTGCTCAGCAGAGGACACTGGTGCCACTGCCACTCAGTGGCTTTTGGAATGAGTGACCCTATTACATCCTAGGGCAGAAAATAGAACAACTAGAGAGAGAAATAGCTCAGAAATTTACATACTAGGGTCTCTAAACTGAACATTTGTCTCTAATCGTGTGTAATGAGGGATAAGGAAATTCACAGCACAACAAGATTATGACTAACATTAAGTGACCTCAATATAAACCGTTTAGAAGCATGAGATATCAAGGGAGTAATTTAACACTAATGTTAGAGATGGAAAAGTGATGCTTGGGCCAAATACATGATGCTTTCCATAGGCTGCTTATCAATGCGGAAATACTGGAATAATGTTtatttgcttgtatttttcagtCAAGATTAGTGATGTTTCTTTCCACAGTGCACTTTTCCGTAGCAGATTTTAGGACTACAAACAGAAATGGAGCTGCTTTTactgtgctttgttttgcccatctgctgctcctgtcaGAGATGTCCAAGAAAGGACCTTTTTTGCTCTTTGAGAAAAGTGACTGACACACTAATGCCAGGGAGTACCATGAAGCATGGTGCATGTTGCCATCACATTATTGAACCAGACATAATTTTCCTGCTGAGTAGCCACAATTCATTGTCTGGAGAAGAGAACTAAAGCCTGAACTGAGGTTGACATGCTCAGGTTGACATTTGTTGTTTGTTAGTCTTTTGAATTTACTGCTGTACTGCGGGAGCAGGTGTGTCTTGGACAGGTCACTTAGTGACATTTGGAGTGAACTGTGAATAATTTATTGGACTGAGAGTCATAACTAGCTCCTTTCTTGTCtccagagaaaaattaatacaCTCCAGAACTTGGAGAGAAAGACTGAACAGAAGCTTTTACTACGGGGCTTTTGAATAATGTAGGACTGGTAATAATTCtgaacagttaatttttttaatgggatgTTCACAATTCCTTGAGACTTCATGGATAAAACAATGCAAACTGGCAAAATGGTGAAAGAGTTCACAGTAATTCCTGTCTGCTTCTTGCCACTCACTGGAAAAAAGCTCTCATTGCTCCCATACCTATCAGATCCCTTACCGAGTCATATTTTCAGTCTGCTCTTgatgcagctgcagaagtgACCTTCCAACTGTCAGAAAAGGCTGATCATTCCTTTCCCACCCTGTCCTTTATATTGCTCCCTTTGCATAACTCACCTACACCATGGGTCTGGAAACTCCTTTATTCCTCTTCTTGATGCTCCCAAACACTTGTCACCAGTTTCCAAACCACCACCTTTCCCCCAGCCAGCTTTCATAGCCTCTCTCACCTGTAAGCGGGGGCCCGATGAGGAGGGTGATGCTCTCCAGGATGGTGAAGAGCCCTAGAGCACTGGAGAACCTGTCCATCTCTACCACATCCATCAGCACCTGGAAGGTGAGCGCCCCGATGCCACTCATGGCTATGCTGAGGATGACACAGTAGAGGATGAGCACACTGAACTCAGCTGAGATGACACAGATGAAATTGCTGAGCCCATAGAGGAGCACGGCCAGGCTGAACAGGTAGATGCGTCTCCCTGTGAAGACTCTGTGtcctgagagcagccctgtgagaGGGCGGATGAAGATATTGATGAACCCGATGATGGAGATGAGAAGGGCTGCCTTGTGTTCCTCCACCCCGTTGTGGATGGCATAAGGCACAAGGTAGACATGAGGTAAGGCAAACCCCATCATCATCCAGGTCACTCCAATAGTGTAAATCTGGTAACCTTTGTTTTGACAGAAGATGTCAAAAGCCAGGTActtctgcagcacctggaagCATTTTGTCCTTCTggtgtgctgctggagcatgGGGTGGTGAGGAGATGCTCCATTGGACAGCTGTGCCTCTTGTGCTCTGTTCCCTGGCTCTTCTTCAGGCTTGGCAGACTGTGAGAGTGACCCTGATGCCAGCTGAATGGGTCTCATGATGGCTCCACAAACACAGCAGTTCAGTAGTATTCCTCCGAAGATGAGGAAGGTGTTTCTCCAACCCATCTCATCCAGCAAGTATTGAGACAGCAGTGGCCACACCGTGAAGCCGAGGGAGACGCCAGTGGAGGCCACGGCATTGGCCAGTGTTTGCCACCGTACAAAGTAGTAGCCCAGCACAGTCACTCCTGCCTGGAAGCTGAAACATGATCCCAGACCTAAAAGTGAGAATAAAAGAGTAAATGATCCTTCTATGTTGTCTTAAAGGGCGAAAATTCAGGGTGTACCCACAGATGACTTCATCTGCCACTGAAGCATTTTCTGACCTGCCAGGCCACACATCCCCCAGGGACTGATTAATACTCAGAAACCTCACATCAGGGATGAAGAAGGATGTTGTGTGTAAATTAAACTATTTGTGTTCTTGAGTATAGTAATATACTCATCTAAACGGACATTTTTCTGGGACACACCGCAATTCCTAAAGTTGTTATGGAATTGTTCATTAAAAACTTGGGTGTAACACCACATGCAAcaagcactgctgctttcctgatGCTTTCATCAGGGCTTAGGGAgttgcttgtttttctctctatGCAGTGGCCACTGCTTAACTTGCAAGATCCACCAGGATTGGTCCCAGAGTGGGGAATTAATTTCTCTTATGTTATTAAAAACCAAGAGTTGAATGTCAGTTACATAggagaaatatttggaaaggaaaagttcCCATCTGTTACTTCTGTTCAAAACCAACATGGTCTTTTGTTAGAAGAAGATGTCTCCATTCTCCCCCTGATTGGGAGTGGTGAAATACAAGCCCAGGGAACCTGGGAAGGACATTATCCCAACACATTATGTTCAAAGAttggaaaaacagcaaaaaaccctcCCTTCTTGAAAGACAAAAGGCTGAGAAGCTACTAAAAAGAACAGACatcctttttctccattttaccCTCTGGAGACCTGTAGCTTTTTCCAGAGAAACACTTCCCAGTGAGCTTGAGTGGGTGAGGTGTGTGCTAAAGGGGTGTGAAGGCCAAGTCTAGTGGCTGTAGgattcctgctgtgctgggaggctgTTGAGTTCTCCTATTTCACAGATGAGTGGAAAAATGTGACCACTTAGTTGGGGCTCTCCCATTTcccatctccagcacagcagctgagtttccctgctctctggTACGTACCAGTGATGAGGCCGGCCGTGAGGTACAGCTGGCTGATGGActtgcagaaggagctggacACCATTCCCAGCCCGCTGAGCAGCCCACCCAGCATCACCACAAACCTGCAGCCAAACCGCTTCACCAGGATGCTGCAGAGGGGccctggaagcagagaagaaaaacgGGAAGCAGTTAGGGAGGAAGGAAGTATTTTGTATGTGCTGGATTGCTGCAATTATCGAATGATGTAGTCTAAAGACCCCAAGGGTTGTCCCAGCAGCTTAATGTAGTGGGggagacaggaagagaaaatctgTTCTGTGATCCTCCCAAGTGCTTGGCCAGCTTGTTGGCTGAGGGGAAGTCTGTGATCTGCTGGGATTTTGACCATCAAGTAGGATGTGATGGATTTTCATTAAAACCCTTGGAAATGGACTTCTGGTGAATTCCATGATATTGTGATAAATTACTGGTTTGTTAATGACATTTAACATCCTTCATTTTGGGGCAGGGAAAGATTAGTTCCCACCTGCAGTCCATCAGTGGGAAGGTGCTTCTCTCTGCATGTTCTGGCAGAAGAGGATCTGAAGGTagagtttcttttcctgttcctttgAGGATCCTCAAGGTTTTCCAggttttattaacttttttccccaattcTGAACATTTAAGGTTATGcaagcaaatgcaaaattacTGTAAGCTGCAGAATTCGGAGTCAGTCAGTGTAGGAAATATAACCTGTGGCGTATTTGTGAACTAAATCAATGTCTGGTTTGAAATAAAATCCACACAGTCAAGTGAACAGTGGAACATTATTAAAATTACGAGTGCAGCTGTCTGTATTTTGATCTGCTTGGGAGATTTTCGCTTCAGACTTCACTGGCCTTTGAAAAACTGTCCAGCAAATGTGATtggattatttttcctcctgctaAAGACATTAAGGATGGTACTGCTGTTTAACTAGCCCAAGAAGGCATACATTGAACACTACAAAATAATGAGATTGGCTCTAAAAACCATCAGAGTTTTTCATTATTAGTTCCTGGTTGCTTGTTGTCTGGATTTCAAATGTTATTTCTCACTTGCCTGGGgcttttgtggtttcttttgcAAGAATAATATCAACTAAAGTGCTGCATTTGTATGAGTTAGTCCAGAGTTTCTGTGTGCATGGATATCTAGGAGCAGGAACCTGTAAGGGCCTGAAATTCCCTTTTGGAGACAGATGTAGGACCCTGAGATCTCTCAAATTATCTTATAACAAAATAATCGTTAATGGCTTTTACCTAGGAACACAGCACCGATAATGGGATATGTTTGGTTGAGTTATAAGCCATTGTTTGCCCTGTGCCCTTCCCCGTTTCCTTCCATAGCTCTCCTGCATCGAACCTTCTCCCAGGACTGACTGCTCTGAGaacaggctgctctgcccattttcctttctcttccaatTTTtgcaacaaataatttttttccccccttcagttcctctgaattaaaaagaataaaggtgaagaaaagagagaggcaCTTCTAAGAGATACTGGTGACAGCGGAATGCAATTTTGGGAAAGATTTAAGTGCTGAAATGATGAATGTAACTGGAGAACCTGAATCAAGTAGAGCCTGGCCCCTTGCAAAGGACGTCAGAAGTTGCAGCAAAAGCCATATGTGCTTGGCCTGAGAGGGAGGCTTTGATCTCTGcttattttgttgatttttccttctggttcATGTTACTGCTGCCTAGTGCTACTGGGGGACAAGAACAAGCCCCCCTATGCTGTAACACCCTGCAAGAGGAGACATAACTGGCAAGAAAAGCACAACTGTGCCCTGACAAATTCTATTGTGAATATCATTAATGTGAGGCTATTCTTTCTTTATCCAATTTATAACTTTTGGATCTTTGTATTACCTTTTACTGTGGTTCCAGCCTCCTAcacaaaaattacttcattaaaGATGACAGGATAATTGACATTCTTGTAGATACTGCCAGAATTGTCCTTCCTGGACATGCTGGGACCAAGCTGCTTCTGAGACCATTTCCTAGAGCCAGCAGGTCCCAGTTGGATCCTTCCCACTAATCACAGAAGGATCACAGGGGCTGGAAGGCAGGATGGGGAATGCCCAACAGCTTCCAAATTCCAAGCCCCAAGGATACTGCTCTATTTCTGCTGACTCTCAGTGGTGATTCCTCCCCTTATCACTTCCCTCGACATCTCTTTCAATCTACACCTTGATATTCTGGACCCAGCTGTTTCTGCTAAGGTGTAAACTCTCAATTTCATGCAGGTGGCTGCCAGCCATGTCCTACCACAGCCTTCACATCAGTGTGACTCAGGGctctggggttgtttttttttcctttatcacgTAGTGTCAACTTTCACCAGCATTAGAAGGGAGCAGGTATGAACTCAGGGAGAAGCTTGGATACATGGGCAACCCTGGGAACTTTCCCTCTGTTGCCTGGTAGGGTTTGGGTTGTCTGTTTATCGAGTAAGCACAGGATTTGTATGGGGCACAAAGCACAGGCCACTCTTTGGGAAGCCCTCAAGCTGCTGGGGATttggttttctctctgcagaaatAGAAAAGCATCCCTGCATCTGCGTGTGGAATCTGGGACCACTGTCCTGTGTTACTcccacattttattttgagggGAAAACCAGTGAGTCACTCTACTATCCACAGAGCACAATGCTCCTTCCACCCCTGCAGCCGGAGGGTGCTGCCTGACCCACATTCTGCACTGATCCAGCCCTGCGCATGTCCACCCTGATGCCTGCGTGGGTGTGTGCTTCGTGCCACTACCCAAGGAGCTGCTTTTAAGGCTTTGCCTCAGCTGGCAGCTTGGAGGAGCTCAGCTTTTGGCATCTCTTCAGCCACAAAGAACAGAGCTGTCACGTGGCACTTGGAAGGAGATGTGCTCTTGTGGACAAGATAAACCAAGAAAGTAGCAGAGTTCCAGCACTGTGTGCTGGCTTATTCAAAGAGCTTATGTGAGAAATAACTATGTTCTTGCTGATCTGAAAAACTGGGCTGAGAAAGGGATTTGCCTTCTTTGACCAAGGGTCTTGGCTGACTCTGAGAGTGACAAAAGGGACCATAGAATCTGTGCACACTTAGCTTTGGACTGTGGGATCCAAGTGGCTTGAAGATGCTGTGTACTGCCAAACAGCTACTCTGCTTGGACCTCCCAATCCCTTCCACCGCCCGCCTTAATTAAATGGTGGAAGTATCCTCATTACATccctccaccagcagcacaagggcaggaggtggaggaggcCATTCCCTGCTGTCACTCACCCCCTCCATGCAGCACGGCCACCATGATGGACGGGAACCACGATGTCTGGCTGTTGCTGGCCTGGAACTCGTGCTGGAGGTCCGTGAAGAAGACACCGATGCAGCAGGGGAAGCCCAGCGTCAGcccttgcagcagcactgcagccagcaggaccatCCATGCCCATCCTCGGTCCTGGGGCTTGGCAGTGCcgtgtcctgctgcttctccttggGACATGATAGCTCCTTTCTCCTCTAAGCCAgcctgctggggaagggagtgCAGCTACCATGCAACCCTCAGCCCAGCAAACAGGCCTTCAGGGAAGAGCGTGATGGTGTTCCTGAGGCTCAGAGCACCGGTCTCCCACACCTTTCCCAGCTGACACTCTTGACTTCTTGCTCTGCATTTCTTCCAGCACCTCCCTTCCTTCTCACTACAGGATCCTGGCACCGGATTGCTTAAGAAACCACTGCCTTCTTTTATATTTCACAAGACTGCTACCACAGCCAGGTAGAGGACAGGACCACAC
The genomic region above belongs to Corvus cornix cornix isolate S_Up_H32 chromosome 18, ASM73873v5, whole genome shotgun sequence and contains:
- the SLC16A5 gene encoding monocarboxylate transporter 6 isoform X1, whose translation is MSQGEAAGHGTAKPQDRGWAWMVLLAAVLLQGLTLGFPCCIGVFFTDLQHEFQASNSQTSWFPSIMVAVLHGGGPLCSILVKRFGCRFVVMLGGLLSGLGMVSSSFCKSISQLYLTAGLITGLGSCFSFQAGVTVLGYYFVRWQTLANAVASTGVSLGFTVWPLLSQYLLDEMGWRNTFLIFGGILLNCCVCGAIMRPIQLASGSLSQSAKPEEEPGNRAQEAQLSNGASPHHPMLQQHTRRTKCFQVLQKYLAFDIFCQNKGYQIYTIGVTWMMMGFALPHVYLVPYAIHNGVEEHKAALLISIIGFINIFIRPLTGLLSGHRVFTGRRIYLFSLAVLLYGLSNFICVISAEFSVLILYCVILSIAMSGIGALTFQVLMDVVEMDRFSSALGLFTILESITLLIGPPLTGLLVDVTSDFHYVFYNSSFFLISAALFMGLSFCALEKKNKLREASKAHLDNPSRYQYSETSTEPKAENQSPPAVEYITSV
- the SLC16A5 gene encoding monocarboxylate transporter 6 isoform X2 — encoded protein: MSQGEAAGHGTAKPQDRGWAWMVLLAAVLLQGLTLGFPCCIGVFFTDLQHEFQASNSQTSWFPSIMVAVLHGGGPLCSILVKRFGCRFVVMLGGLLSGLGMVSSSFCKSISQLYLTAGLITGLGSCFSFQAGVTVLGYYFVRWQTLANAVASTGVSLGFTVWPLLSQYLLDEMGWRNTFLIFGGILLNCCVCGAIMRPIQLASGSLSQSAKPEEEPGNRAQEAQLSNGASPHHPMLQQHTRRTKCFQVLQKYLAFDIFCQNKGYQIYTIGVTWMMMGFALPHVYLVPYAIHNGVEEHKAALLISIIGFINIFIRPLTGLLSGHRVFTGRRIYLFSLAVLLYGLSNFICVISAEFSVLILYCVILSIAMSGIGALTFQVLMDVVEMDRFSSALGLFTILESITLLIGPPLTASSSYQLHYLWDSASVLWKKKTN